The following coding sequences are from one Manis pentadactyla isolate mManPen7 chromosome 13, mManPen7.hap1, whole genome shotgun sequence window:
- the LOC130680399 gene encoding 60S ribosomal protein L23-like has product MSKRGRGGSSGAKFRISLGLPVGAVINCADNTGAKNLYIISVKGIKGRLNRLSAAGVGDMVMATVKKGKPELRKKGSAITGPVAKECADLWPRIASNAGSIA; this is encoded by the coding sequence ATGTCGAAGCGAGGACGTGGTGGGTCCTCCGGTGCAAAATTCCGAATTTCCCTGGGTCTTCCAGTAGGAGCCGTGATCAATTGTGCTGACAACACAGGAGCCAAAAATCTGTACATCATCTCTGTGAAGGGGATCAAGGGACGACTGAAtagactttctgctgctggtGTGGGTGACATGGTGATGGCCACAGTCAAGAAAGGCAAACCAGAGCTCAGAAAGAAGGGTTCTGCCATCACAGGACCAGTTGCAAAGGAGTGTGCAGACTTGTGGCCCAGGATTGCATCCAATGCTGGGAGCATTGCATGA